The following coding sequences are from one Streptomyces dengpaensis window:
- a CDS encoding carbohydrate ABC transporter permease — MSTRTLVSPAALARPRGKAVYWTVFTSVVLLFALAFLFPVYWMVTGAVKSPDEVARTPPTLVPEGWHLSGYTDAWDLMQLPTHLWNTVVQAAGAWLFQLVLCTAAAYALSRLRPVFGTVILGGILATLMVPAQALVVPKYLTVADLGLLNDPLAIWLPAAANAFNLYLLKRFFDQIPRDVLEAAEIDGAGKLRILWSIVLPMSRPVLGVVSIFALVAVWQDFLWPLMVFSDTGKQPISVALVQLSQNIQLTVLIAAMVIASIPMVAMFLIFQRHIIAGISAGSTKG; from the coding sequence ATGAGCACCCGGACCCTCGTCTCCCCGGCCGCGCTCGCCCGCCCGCGCGGCAAGGCGGTGTACTGGACCGTCTTCACCTCCGTCGTACTCCTCTTCGCACTCGCCTTCCTCTTCCCCGTCTACTGGATGGTGACCGGCGCCGTGAAGTCGCCGGACGAAGTGGCGCGGACCCCACCCACCCTCGTCCCGGAGGGGTGGCACCTCAGCGGCTACACCGACGCCTGGGACCTGATGCAACTGCCGACGCACCTGTGGAACACGGTGGTCCAGGCGGCCGGCGCCTGGCTGTTCCAGCTGGTCCTGTGCACGGCCGCCGCCTACGCGCTGTCCCGGCTGAGGCCGGTCTTCGGCACGGTGATCCTCGGCGGCATCCTCGCCACGCTCATGGTCCCGGCCCAGGCGCTCGTCGTACCGAAGTACCTGACCGTGGCGGACCTGGGCCTGCTCAATGACCCCCTCGCCATCTGGCTCCCGGCGGCCGCCAACGCCTTCAACCTGTATCTACTGAAACGGTTCTTCGACCAGATCCCGCGTGATGTGCTGGAGGCCGCCGAGATCGACGGCGCCGGAAAGCTGCGCATCCTCTGGTCGATCGTCCTGCCGATGTCACGGCCGGTGCTCGGGGTCGTGTCGATCTTCGCGCTGGTCGCGGTCTGGCAGGACTTCCTCTGGCCGCTGATGGTCTTCTCCGACACCGGCAAACAGCCGATCAGCGTGGCACTCGTCCAGCTGTCGCAGAACATCCAGCTGACCGTGCTCATCGCCGCGATGGTGATCGCCAGCATCCCCATGGTCGCGATGTTCCTGATCTTCCAGCGGCACATCATCGCCGGGATCAGCGCGGGCAGCACGAAGGGCTGA
- a CDS encoding ABC transporter ATP-binding protein: MHAFLAVSGLQKVYEGSGRRVEAVRDLTFTVEAGELVCLVGPSGCGKTTLLKCVGGLLTPTAGEVRLAGRPVSGPPPGMAFVFQEYGQSLFPWMRVRDNVELPLKQNPLSKTRRQELVADALESVGLTDAAKAYPWQLSGGMQQRVAIARALAYEPEVLLMYEPFAAVDTQTRADLEDLVRGLWRRRGFTILFVTHDIDEAVYLGERVLILSASPTVVQEQLKVDLPDERDQLHTRVAPRFAELRTHVYEQVQAAKRGTPVTKSDTPPPR; this comes from the coding sequence ATGCACGCGTTTCTTGCCGTATCCGGGCTGCAGAAGGTCTACGAGGGGTCGGGGCGGCGGGTGGAGGCGGTCCGCGACCTCACCTTCACCGTCGAGGCCGGCGAACTCGTCTGTCTGGTCGGCCCGTCGGGCTGCGGCAAGACGACCCTGCTGAAGTGCGTGGGCGGGCTGCTCACCCCGACGGCGGGTGAAGTCCGCCTGGCCGGGCGCCCGGTGAGCGGGCCACCGCCCGGGATGGCGTTTGTGTTCCAGGAGTACGGGCAGAGCCTGTTCCCCTGGATGCGGGTGCGCGACAACGTCGAACTCCCCCTCAAACAGAATCCGTTGAGCAAAACGCGGCGACAGGAACTGGTCGCCGACGCGCTGGAGTCGGTCGGGCTGACGGATGCCGCGAAGGCGTACCCGTGGCAGCTCTCGGGCGGCATGCAGCAGCGTGTCGCCATTGCCCGCGCGCTGGCGTACGAGCCCGAGGTGCTGCTGATGTACGAGCCGTTCGCGGCGGTCGACACGCAGACCCGTGCCGATCTGGAGGACCTGGTGCGCGGGCTGTGGCGCCGGCGCGGGTTCACGATCCTGTTCGTGACCCACGACATCGACGAGGCCGTCTACCTCGGCGAGCGGGTGCTGATCCTCTCCGCCTCCCCGACTGTCGTCCAGGAACAGTTGAAGGTCGATCTCCCTGACGAGCGCGACCAGTTGCACACACGGGTGGCCCCGCGCTTCGCCGAGTTGCGGACCCATGTGTACGAGCAGGTCCAGGCGGCGAAGCGCGGGACACCGGTCACGAAGTCAGATACGCCTCCACCTCGCTGA
- a CDS encoding ABC transporter substrate-binding protein — translation MRSSGFRRTFVALSICSLALTACGSNDDTADDSGGGKTRITVNCMPPKSAKVDRQFFEQDIASFEKANPDIDVVAHDAFPCQDPKTFDAKLAGGQMEDVFYTYFTDAKHVVDINQAADLTPYVKELKSYETIQQQLRDIYTVDGKIYGIPRTGYSMGLIYNKKLFEEAGLDPNQPPATWEELRAAAKKIAGLGNGTIGYADYSAQNQGGWHFTAELYSQGGDVVSADGKKATIDTPVGRAVLQNLHDMRWTDNSMGSKQLLVINDVQQMMGSGKLGMYLSAPDNIPILVKEKGGNYKDLALAPMPGGQGTLIGGDGYMFNKKASAEQIRAGLKWLDHMFLTPGDGFLGDYVRAKKADAPVGLPEPRLFTGAADVKDQQVKEANANVPVENYQSFLDGNQNLEMKIEPPHAQQIYSVLDGTVSAVLTKKDADIDQLLKDASGKIDSVLARG, via the coding sequence ATGAGAAGCAGCGGGTTCCGCCGTACGTTCGTCGCGCTCAGCATCTGTTCCCTTGCCCTCACCGCCTGCGGGTCGAACGACGACACCGCCGACGATTCAGGGGGCGGCAAGACACGCATCACGGTCAACTGCATGCCGCCCAAGAGCGCCAAGGTCGACCGGCAGTTCTTCGAGCAGGACATCGCCTCCTTCGAGAAGGCCAACCCGGACATCGACGTCGTCGCGCACGACGCGTTCCCCTGCCAGGACCCGAAGACGTTCGACGCCAAGCTCGCCGGCGGCCAGATGGAGGACGTCTTCTACACGTACTTCACCGACGCCAAGCACGTCGTCGACATCAACCAGGCCGCCGATCTCACGCCGTACGTCAAGGAGTTGAAGAGCTACGAGACCATCCAGCAGCAGCTGCGCGACATCTACACCGTCGACGGCAAGATCTACGGCATCCCGCGCACCGGCTACTCGATGGGCCTGATCTACAACAAGAAGCTCTTCGAGGAGGCAGGGCTCGACCCGAACCAGCCGCCCGCCACCTGGGAGGAACTCCGCGCCGCCGCCAAGAAGATCGCCGGACTCGGCAACGGCACCATCGGCTACGCCGACTACAGCGCCCAGAACCAGGGCGGTTGGCACTTCACCGCCGAGCTGTACTCCCAGGGCGGCGACGTCGTCAGCGCCGACGGCAAGAAGGCGACGATCGACACCCCCGTGGGCCGGGCCGTCCTGCAGAACCTGCACGACATGCGCTGGACCGACAACTCCATGGGCAGCAAGCAACTCCTGGTCATCAACGACGTCCAGCAGATGATGGGCTCCGGCAAGCTCGGCATGTACCTCTCCGCCCCCGACAACATCCCGATCCTGGTCAAGGAGAAGGGCGGCAATTACAAGGACCTCGCCCTCGCACCCATGCCCGGCGGCCAGGGCACCCTCATCGGCGGCGACGGCTACATGTTCAACAAGAAGGCGAGTGCCGAGCAGATCCGGGCGGGCCTGAAGTGGCTCGACCACATGTTCCTCACCCCCGGCGACGGCTTCCTCGGCGACTACGTCCGTGCGAAGAAGGCCGACGCACCGGTGGGCCTGCCCGAGCCACGGCTGTTCACCGGCGCCGCCGACGTCAAGGACCAGCAGGTCAAGGAGGCCAACGCCAACGTGCCCGTCGAGAACTACCAGTCCTTTCTCGACGGCAACCAGAACCTCGAGATGAAGATCGAGCCGCCGCACGCCCAGCAGATCTACTCCGTCCTCGACGGGACCGTCTCCGCCGTCCTCACCAAGAAGGACGCCGACATCGACCAGCTCCTGAAGGATGCCTCCGGCAAGATCGACAGCGTTCTGGCCCGGGGCTGA
- a CDS encoding carbohydrate ABC transporter permease has product MTKTTARPVEAIAVRPVQAPPPAGDRRRRRLADQARAYAFLLGGLVCFALFSWYPAIRAVVIAFQKYTPGSDPEWVGAANFTRVFDDPEFTAAWRNTLTFTLLALLIGFAIPFVLALVLNELRHAKAFFRIVVYLPVMIPPVVTALLWKWFYDPGAGLANEALRLLHLPTSNWSNGADTALVSLVIVATWANMGGTVLIYLAALQSIPGELYEAAELDGANLLQRIRHVTIPQTRFVILMLMLLQVIATMQVFTEPFVITGGGPENATVTVLYLIYKYAFLYNDFGGACALSVMLLVFLGIFSAVYLRLTRTEGEDTA; this is encoded by the coding sequence ATGACGAAGACCACCGCGCGACCCGTCGAGGCGATCGCGGTACGCCCGGTGCAGGCGCCGCCCCCGGCAGGGGACCGGAGGCGGCGCCGCCTCGCCGACCAGGCCCGCGCCTACGCCTTCCTCCTCGGCGGCCTCGTCTGCTTCGCCCTGTTCTCCTGGTACCCGGCGATCCGCGCCGTCGTGATCGCCTTCCAGAAGTACACGCCCGGCTCGGATCCCGAGTGGGTCGGCGCCGCCAACTTCACCCGCGTCTTCGACGACCCGGAGTTCACGGCGGCCTGGCGCAACACCCTCACCTTCACCCTGCTCGCCCTGCTCATCGGCTTCGCGATCCCCTTCGTGCTGGCGCTCGTCCTCAACGAACTCCGGCACGCGAAGGCCTTCTTCCGCATCGTGGTCTACCTGCCAGTGATGATCCCGCCGGTGGTCACCGCCCTGCTGTGGAAGTGGTTCTACGACCCCGGCGCCGGCCTCGCCAACGAGGCACTGCGCCTCCTGCACCTGCCCACCTCGAACTGGTCCAACGGCGCCGACACCGCACTCGTCTCCCTGGTCATCGTGGCGACCTGGGCCAACATGGGCGGTACCGTCCTGATCTACCTGGCCGCCCTCCAGTCCATCCCCGGCGAGCTGTACGAGGCGGCCGAACTGGACGGCGCGAATCTGCTGCAACGCATCCGCCATGTGACGATCCCGCAGACCAGGTTCGTCATCCTCATGCTGATGCTCCTTCAGGTCATCGCGACGATGCAGGTCTTCACCGAACCGTTCGTGATCACGGGCGGCGGCCCGGAGAACGCCACGGTCACCGTCCTCTACCTCATCTACAAGTACGCCTTCCTCTACAACGACTTCGGCGGCGCCTGCGCGCTCAGCGTGATGCTGCTGGTGTTCCTCGGCATCTTCTCCGCCGTCTATCTGCGGCTCACCCGTACCGAAGGGGAGGACACCGCATGA
- a CDS encoding flavin reductase family protein, producing MSESLEMPETLDMKHAFRATMSRLASGVSVITTRSGDAPIGMTASAVTSLSMDPLQLIVCISNRLFTRGAIAEHGRFAVNILGEGGQALAKNFATSKKDKFAGVSVSEEHGVPVLKDAIASVVCDVSAAFPGGDHTIFVGDARHFEHQVEARPLVYFAGAFGAMT from the coding sequence ATGTCCGAGAGCCTTGAGATGCCCGAAACCCTTGACATGAAGCACGCCTTCCGGGCCACGATGAGCCGACTCGCCTCGGGGGTCAGCGTCATCACTACCCGGTCGGGGGACGCCCCGATCGGCATGACGGCCAGTGCCGTCACGTCCCTTTCGATGGACCCCCTGCAGCTGATCGTCTGCATCAGCAACCGCCTCTTCACCCGTGGCGCGATCGCCGAGCACGGACGATTCGCCGTCAACATCCTCGGGGAAGGCGGTCAAGCGCTCGCCAAGAACTTCGCGACCTCCAAGAAGGACAAGTTCGCAGGCGTGAGTGTCAGCGAGGAGCACGGTGTTCCGGTGCTCAAGGACGCCATCGCCTCCGTCGTGTGCGATGTGTCGGCGGCATTCCCCGGAGGGGACCACACCATTTTCGTCGGCGACGCCCGACACTTCGAGCACCAGGTGGAAGCCCGGCCACTGGTGTACTTCGCGGGCGCGTTCGGCGCCATGACCTGA
- a CDS encoding LacI family DNA-binding transcriptional regulator, with protein sequence MTRRLAQVAKKVGVSEATVSRVLNGKPGVSEPTRQAVLSALDVLGYERPTQLRGERARLVGLVLPELQNPIFPAFAEVIGGALAQLGLTPVLCTQTKGGVSEADYVELLLQQQVSGVVFAGGLYAQADAPHDHYRRLADRNIPVVLVNAAIEHLGFPAVSCDDVVAVEQAWRHLASLGHERIGLVLGPGDHVPSARKLAAARALAGDLPDERVARAMFSIEGGHAAASRLIDRGVTGIICASDPLALGAVRAVRRKGRDVPSQISVVGYDDSAFMNCTEPPLTTVRQPIEAMGRAAVELLNAQVGGTAVPADELLFEPELVVRGSTAQAPRG encoded by the coding sequence ATGACGCGACGACTTGCTCAGGTGGCGAAGAAGGTCGGGGTCAGCGAGGCCACGGTCAGCCGGGTGCTCAACGGCAAGCCCGGAGTCTCCGAGCCCACCCGGCAGGCGGTGCTCTCCGCCCTGGACGTCCTCGGCTACGAGCGGCCCACGCAGCTGCGCGGCGAACGCGCGCGGCTCGTGGGCCTCGTGCTGCCGGAGCTGCAGAACCCGATCTTCCCGGCGTTCGCCGAAGTGATCGGCGGGGCGCTGGCCCAGCTAGGCCTGACCCCCGTGCTCTGCACCCAGACCAAGGGTGGCGTCTCCGAGGCGGACTATGTGGAGCTGCTGCTCCAGCAGCAGGTCTCCGGAGTGGTGTTCGCTGGCGGTCTGTACGCGCAGGCCGACGCCCCGCACGACCACTACCGGCGGCTGGCGGACCGCAACATTCCGGTGGTGCTGGTCAACGCGGCCATAGAGCACCTCGGCTTCCCGGCCGTCTCCTGTGACGACGTCGTGGCCGTGGAGCAGGCCTGGCGTCATCTGGCCTCGCTGGGCCACGAGCGCATCGGGCTCGTGCTCGGCCCCGGCGACCATGTGCCGTCGGCACGCAAGCTGGCCGCGGCGCGGGCGCTCGCCGGGGACCTGCCGGACGAGCGTGTCGCCCGCGCCATGTTCTCGATCGAGGGCGGCCACGCGGCCGCCTCCCGGCTCATCGACCGGGGGGTCACCGGCATCATCTGCGCCAGCGACCCGCTCGCGCTGGGCGCCGTAAGGGCCGTACGGCGCAAGGGACGTGACGTTCCGTCTCAGATCTCCGTCGTCGGCTACGACGACTCCGCGTTCATGAACTGCACGGAGCCGCCGCTCACCACCGTCCGCCAGCCCATCGAGGCCATGGGCAGGGCGGCGGTCGAGCTGCTGAACGCCCAGGTCGGCGGCACGGCCGTACCGGCGGACGAGCTGCTGTTCGAGCCGGAGCTGGTGGTGCGGGGCTCGACGGCGCAAGCCCCGCGAGGCTGA
- a CDS encoding IS110 family transposase, with amino-acid sequence MFIGWDWATETHDVTVMDATGKRIDRWELAHTEEGFTKTLARLRKHGAPADLPVAIETSRGLAVDRLLAAGHPVVPVHPNAFNAMRARWGASKAKTDAGDSMKLADYLRTDGHLLPRLEPTEQATLDLQALTRQRADHIEAKVAAVNQLASLLDEHWPGGKAVFADLDSDIAMAFLERYPTPTKAAKLTAGRLEAWCKRRGYSGKKPGSVLIERLRSAPKAASRLSDAVAEQLVRVQIQLVQGIRATIRTLDKAITEATGTHPYAPLFATMPRIGKVSLGQVIGEIGPILERAQSCEQLIAEAGVVPVTRASGKSRTVAFRFATNRRARVALTTFVDNSRHGSAWAAKIYNDARARKKRHPHAIRILARAWLRVMWACWRDGTCYDPAIHQANDKINAPADEPLAA; translated from the coding sequence GTGTTCATCGGATGGGACTGGGCGACTGAGACCCATGACGTGACGGTCATGGACGCCACCGGCAAGCGCATCGATCGGTGGGAACTCGCCCATACCGAAGAAGGGTTCACCAAGACCCTGGCCCGGCTGCGCAAGCACGGAGCCCCGGCGGATCTGCCCGTGGCCATCGAGACCAGCCGCGGCCTGGCCGTCGACAGACTGCTCGCCGCCGGCCACCCCGTCGTGCCGGTCCACCCCAACGCCTTCAACGCGATGCGGGCACGCTGGGGTGCCTCCAAGGCCAAGACGGACGCCGGCGACAGCATGAAACTCGCCGACTACCTGCGCACCGACGGGCATCTCCTGCCCCGGCTGGAGCCCACTGAGCAGGCTACCTTGGACCTGCAGGCACTCACCCGGCAGCGGGCCGACCACATCGAAGCCAAGGTCGCCGCTGTCAACCAGCTCGCCTCGCTGCTGGACGAGCACTGGCCCGGCGGCAAGGCCGTCTTCGCCGACCTCGACAGCGACATCGCCATGGCTTTCCTGGAGCGTTACCCCACCCCCACCAAAGCGGCCAAGCTCACCGCTGGACGCCTCGAAGCGTGGTGCAAACGCCGCGGCTACTCCGGCAAGAAGCCCGGCAGTGTCCTCATCGAACGCCTGCGCTCGGCCCCGAAGGCCGCGTCCCGCCTGAGCGATGCCGTCGCCGAACAACTCGTCCGCGTCCAAATCCAGCTCGTGCAGGGCATACGCGCGACCATCCGCACGCTGGACAAGGCCATCACCGAGGCCACCGGGACGCATCCCTACGCGCCATTGTTCGCCACCATGCCGCGCATCGGCAAGGTCAGCCTCGGCCAGGTCATCGGGGAGATCGGCCCGATCCTGGAACGCGCCCAGAGCTGCGAACAGCTCATCGCCGAGGCCGGCGTCGTCCCCGTCACCCGCGCCTCGGGCAAGTCCCGCACGGTCGCCTTCCGCTTCGCGACCAACCGCAGGGCCCGCGTCGCGCTGACCACCTTCGTCGACAACAGCCGCCACGGCAGCGCTTGGGCCGCCAAGATCTACAACGACGCCAGAGCCCGCAAGAAGCGACACCCCCACGCCATCCGCATCCTGGCCCGTGCCTGGCTGCGCGTGATGTGGGCCTGCTGGCGCGACGGAACCTGCTACGACCCCGCCATCCACCAAGCCAACGACAAGATCAACGCACCCGCCGACGAGCCTCTGGCGGCATAG
- a CDS encoding glycoside hydrolase family 13 protein, whose amino-acid sequence MGQPTHALTQHDWWRSAVIYQVYVRSFADGDGDGTGDLAGVRARLPYLAELGVDALWFSPWYLSPMKDGGYDVADYRAIDPAFGTLAEAEKLIAEARELGIRTLVDIVPNHVSDQHPWFRAALAGGPERELFHFRSGRGAHGELPPNDWPSQFLGSAEPVWTRLPDGDWYLHLFTPEQPDLNWAHPAVRQEHEDVLRFWFERGVAGVRIDSAALLAKDPALPDFVDGRGPHPYVDRDELHDIYRSWRAVADAYDGIFVGEVWLPDTERFARYLRPDELHTAFNFSFLSCPWDAARLRTSIDETLAEHAPVGAPATWVLCNHDVTRTVTRYGRADTGFDFAAKAFGTPTDLALGTRRARAAALLSLALPGAVYLYQGEELGLPEADIPLDRIEDPMHFRSGGTDPGRDGCRVPLPWAAGAPYAGFGSRDEPWLPQPADWPAYAADRQSEDPGSMLRLYRAALRIRRTTPGFGDGPLSWLPAPDGVLAFTRTDGLTCAVNLSERPVDLPEHTQLLLSSGPLDDKGLLPQDTAVWLHA is encoded by the coding sequence GTGGGACAGCCCACCCATGCCCTCACGCAGCACGACTGGTGGCGCTCCGCCGTCATCTACCAGGTGTACGTCCGCAGCTTCGCGGACGGCGACGGCGACGGCACCGGCGACCTCGCGGGGGTCCGCGCCAGACTCCCGTACCTCGCCGAACTCGGCGTGGATGCCCTGTGGTTCAGCCCCTGGTACCTGTCGCCGATGAAGGACGGCGGCTACGACGTCGCCGACTACCGCGCCATCGACCCCGCCTTCGGGACGCTCGCCGAGGCGGAGAAACTCATCGCCGAGGCACGGGAGCTGGGCATCCGCACCCTCGTCGACATCGTGCCGAACCACGTCTCCGACCAGCACCCCTGGTTCCGGGCCGCCCTCGCCGGAGGCCCCGAGCGCGAGCTCTTCCACTTCCGTTCCGGACGCGGCGCGCACGGCGAACTCCCGCCCAACGACTGGCCGTCCCAGTTCCTGGGCTCCGCCGAGCCCGTCTGGACCCGGCTTCCCGACGGCGACTGGTACCTCCATCTGTTCACGCCGGAACAGCCCGACCTCAACTGGGCGCATCCGGCCGTCCGCCAGGAGCACGAGGACGTCCTGCGCTTCTGGTTCGAGCGGGGCGTCGCGGGCGTCCGGATCGACTCGGCCGCGCTGCTCGCCAAGGACCCCGCCCTGCCCGACTTCGTCGATGGCCGCGGCCCGCACCCGTACGTCGACCGCGACGAACTCCACGACATCTACCGCTCCTGGCGCGCGGTCGCCGACGCCTACGACGGCATCTTCGTCGGCGAGGTCTGGCTCCCCGACACCGAGCGCTTCGCCCGCTATCTGCGCCCCGACGAACTGCACACCGCCTTCAACTTCTCCTTCCTGTCCTGCCCTTGGGACGCGGCACGGCTGCGTACGTCGATCGACGAGACCCTCGCCGAGCACGCGCCGGTCGGCGCGCCCGCCACCTGGGTGCTCTGCAACCACGACGTGACCCGCACGGTCACCCGCTACGGCCGCGCGGACACCGGATTCGACTTCGCGGCCAAGGCCTTCGGCACCCCTACCGATCTCGCCCTTGGTACCCGCCGGGCCCGGGCCGCCGCCCTGCTGTCGCTGGCCCTGCCCGGCGCCGTCTACCTCTACCAAGGAGAGGAACTCGGCCTGCCCGAGGCCGACATCCCCCTCGACCGCATCGAGGACCCGATGCACTTCCGCTCCGGCGGCACCGACCCGGGCCGCGACGGCTGCCGGGTGCCGCTGCCGTGGGCGGCCGGGGCGCCGTACGCGGGCTTCGGCTCCCGGGACGAACCCTGGCTGCCACAGCCCGCCGACTGGCCCGCCTACGCGGCCGACCGCCAGTCCGAGGACCCCGGCTCGATGCTCCGCCTCTACCGTGCGGCGCTCCGCATCCGCCGCACCACACCGGGCTTCGGCGACGGCCCGCTCAGCTGGCTGCCCGCCCCCGACGGCGTCCTCGCCTTCACGCGCACGGACGGCCTCACCTGCGCCGTCAACCTTTCCGAACGCCCGGTCGACCTCCCGGAACACACCCAACTCCTGCTCAGCAGTGGCCCCTTGGACGACAAGGGCCTGCTCCCGCAGGACACGGCGGTCTGGCTGCACGCCTGA
- a CDS encoding discoidin domain-containing protein, with product MHSTSLRPVRRIPAIGVAVALAAGTLVALAPTAQAAAAAGADLPFTSVEAESATSTGTKIGPDYTQGTLASEASGRQAVRLTSGQRVAFTVPSAANAVNVSYSVPDGQSGTLDVYVNGTKLAKTLAVTSKYSYVDTGWIAGSKTHHLFDNARLLLGQNVQAGDKVAFQSTGTQVTVDVADFEQVADPVGQPAGSVSVTSKGADPSGQGDSTQAFRDAISSAQGGVVWIPPGEYKLTSSLSGVQNVTLQGAGSWHSVVRTSRFIDQSSSSGNVRIRDFAVIGEVTERVDSNPDNFVNGSLGPNSSVSGMWLQHLKVGLWLTGNNDNLIVENNRFLDMTADGLNLNGNARGVRVRNNFLRNQGDDALAMWSLYAPDTDSSFENNTITQPNLANGIAIYGGTDIAVKNNLVADTNALGSGIAISNQKFLDPFHPLAGTITVSGNTLVRAGAMNPNWNHPMGALRVDSYDSAIEANVSITGTTITDSPYSAFEFVSGSGRGYATKNITVDGATVDEAGTVVVQAESQGAATFRNVRATGVGAAGIYNCPYPTGSGVFTLTNGGGNSGWDSVWADCSTWPQPGSGIPDPDPNRNLAQGRPATATGSQDVYTPGKAVDGDANTYWESANNAFPQALTVDLGSTLAARRLVLKLPPASVWQARTQTLSVLGSTDGSSYSTVVASRDYRFDPATGNTVTVSLPSGTNLRYLRLQVTANTGWPAAQFSEVEAYLTS from the coding sequence ATGCACAGCACCAGTCTCAGACCGGTCCGGCGCATTCCGGCCATCGGCGTGGCCGTCGCCCTGGCGGCCGGCACGCTCGTGGCACTCGCCCCCACCGCCCAAGCGGCCGCGGCCGCCGGCGCCGACCTGCCCTTCACCTCGGTGGAAGCCGAGTCCGCCACCTCGACGGGCACGAAGATCGGCCCCGACTACACCCAGGGCACCCTCGCCTCGGAGGCCTCCGGGCGCCAGGCCGTACGCCTCACCTCCGGCCAGCGCGTCGCGTTCACCGTGCCGAGCGCGGCCAACGCGGTGAACGTCTCGTACAGCGTCCCCGACGGCCAGTCGGGCACGCTCGACGTGTATGTCAACGGCACCAAGCTCGCCAAGACCCTCGCCGTCACCTCCAAGTACTCGTACGTGGACACCGGCTGGATCGCGGGCTCCAAGACCCACCATCTCTTCGACAACGCCCGGCTGTTGCTCGGCCAGAACGTCCAGGCGGGCGACAAGGTCGCCTTCCAGTCGACGGGAACCCAGGTCACCGTCGACGTCGCCGATTTCGAACAGGTCGCCGATCCCGTCGGCCAGCCCGCGGGATCGGTGTCCGTCACGTCCAAGGGCGCCGACCCCAGCGGCCAGGGCGACTCCACGCAGGCCTTCCGGGACGCCATCTCCTCGGCCCAGGGCGGAGTCGTCTGGATCCCGCCGGGCGAGTACAAGCTGACGTCCTCCCTCAGCGGCGTCCAGAACGTCACGCTCCAGGGCGCCGGCAGCTGGCACTCCGTGGTGCGCACCTCGCGCTTCATCGACCAGTCCAGCTCCTCGGGCAACGTCCGCATCAGGGACTTCGCGGTCATCGGCGAGGTCACCGAGCGCGTCGACTCCAATCCCGACAACTTCGTCAACGGATCGCTGGGGCCGAACTCCAGCGTCTCCGGCATGTGGCTCCAGCACCTCAAGGTCGGCCTCTGGCTGACGGGCAACAACGACAACCTTATCGTCGAGAACAACCGCTTCCTCGACATGACCGCCGACGGCCTCAACCTCAACGGCAACGCGCGCGGAGTCCGCGTCCGCAACAACTTCCTGCGCAACCAGGGCGACGACGCGCTCGCCATGTGGTCGCTCTACGCGCCCGACACCGACAGCAGCTTCGAGAACAACACCATCACCCAGCCGAACCTCGCCAACGGCATCGCCATCTACGGCGGCACCGACATCGCCGTCAAGAACAACCTGGTCGCCGACACCAACGCCCTCGGCAGCGGTATCGCCATCTCCAACCAGAAGTTCCTCGACCCCTTCCACCCACTCGCCGGAACCATCACCGTCTCCGGGAACACCCTCGTCCGCGCGGGTGCGATGAACCCCAACTGGAACCATCCGATGGGTGCGCTGCGCGTCGACTCGTACGACAGCGCCATCGAGGCGAACGTCAGCATCACCGGCACGACCATCACCGACAGCCCGTACAGCGCCTTCGAGTTCGTGTCGGGCAGCGGGCGCGGCTACGCGACGAAGAACATCACCGTCGACGGCGCCACCGTCGACGAGGCCGGCACCGTCGTCGTCCAGGCCGAATCGCAGGGCGCGGCCACGTTCCGCAACGTCCGGGCGACCGGGGTCGGTGCCGCGGGCATCTACAACTGCCCGTACCCGACAGGCTCCGGCGTGTTCACGCTGACCAACGGCGGCGGCAACTCCGGCTGGGACAGCGTCTGGGCCGACTGCTCCACCTGGCCGCAGCCCGGCTCCGGGATCCCGGACCCTGATCCGAACCGCAACCTCGCCCAGGGCCGCCCGGCGACCGCCACCGGTTCGCAGGACGTCTACACGCCCGGCAAGGCGGTCGACGGCGACGCGAACACCTACTGGGAGTCCGCCAACAATGCCTTCCCGCAGGCCTTGACCGTCGACCTCGGGTCGACCCTGGCCGCCCGCCGCCTCGTCCTGAAGCTGCCGCCCGCCTCCGTCTGGCAGGCGCGCACGCAGACCCTGTCCGTCCTGGGCAGCACCGACGGCTCGTCGTACTCGACGGTCGTCGCGTCGAGGGACTACCGCTTCGACCCGGCGACCGGGAACACGGTGACCGTGTCCCTGCCCAGCGGAACGAACCTGCGCTACCTGCGGCTGCAGGTCACCGCCAACACCGGCTGGCCCGCGGCCCAGTTCAGCGAGGTGGAGGCGTATCTGACTTCGTGA